The proteins below are encoded in one region of Flavobacterium nackdongense:
- a CDS encoding DoxX family protein has product MTNFLVLAQIIVAASVAFVWIFRIHNVIKEFNQFGLSDVTRSFVGFSKTALATLLIVGIWYESLVMIPALLMGLFMVAAQYFHFKAGNPFQQRLPSLLLLLLCVFIVVISANLI; this is encoded by the coding sequence ATGACAAATTTCTTAGTTTTAGCACAGATTATTGTAGCAGCCTCAGTTGCTTTTGTTTGGATTTTCAGAATTCACAACGTCATCAAGGAATTTAACCAATTTGGGTTAAGCGATGTCACCCGCAGTTTCGTCGGTTTTTCCAAAACGGCTTTGGCCACCTTACTAATCGTAGGTATTTGGTATGAGTCGCTGGTGATGATTCCGGCACTTCTTATGGGATTGTTTATGGTGGCTGCGCAATACTTTCATTTCAAAGCCGGCAATCCTTTTCAACAACGGTTACCTTCTTTACTTTTATTATTACTTTGTGTTTTTATCGTTGTAATCTCGGCTAACCTAATCTAA
- a CDS encoding HAD family hydrolase has translation MTLKVIAFDADDTLFVNETYFLETEEKFCGLMSDYLSQHEISQELFKVEIANLKIYGYGIKAYILSMIEAAMKISNNTIPIEVIEKIIEYGKELLEKPIELLDGVEETLQALHGKYKLVVATKGDLLDQRRKLHNSGLGKYFHHIEVMSDKQEKDYSDLLKRLEIQPEEFFMIGNSLKSDVLPVLAIGGHAVHIPFHTTWAHEVIDYKVEHENFNTLEKMIDVLKRLQ, from the coding sequence ATGACCCTAAAAGTAATTGCTTTCGACGCCGACGACACCTTATTTGTAAACGAAACCTATTTCCTGGAAACCGAGGAAAAATTCTGCGGCTTGATGAGTGATTATCTATCGCAACACGAGATTTCACAAGAACTTTTTAAGGTGGAGATTGCTAATTTAAAAATCTACGGTTACGGAATTAAAGCTTATATTCTTTCGATGATTGAAGCGGCGATGAAAATTTCGAACAATACCATTCCTATTGAAGTCATTGAAAAAATTATCGAATACGGGAAAGAATTACTCGAAAAACCCATTGAATTATTGGATGGTGTGGAAGAAACCTTGCAGGCTTTGCACGGTAAATACAAATTGGTGGTCGCTACCAAAGGCGATTTATTAGACCAAAGACGAAAATTACACAATTCGGGTTTGGGCAAATATTTTCATCATATCGAAGTGATGTCGGACAAACAGGAAAAAGATTATTCGGATTTGTTGAAGCGTTTAGAGATTCAGCCAGAAGAATTTTTTATGATTGGCAACTCTCTAAAATCGGATGTTTTGCCGGTTTTAGCCATTGGCGGACACGCCGTCCATATTCCGTTTCACACCACTTGGGCGCACGAAGTAATTGACTATAAAGTGGAACACGAGAACTTCAACACTCTCGAGAAAATGATTGATGTTCTAAAAAGATTACAATAA
- the metG gene encoding methionine--tRNA ligase, translated as MLQNPTRGTAELSGAKRYTITAALPYTNGPIHIGHLAGVYVPSDIYSRYLRLQGRDVLFVCGSDEHGVAISMKAKKEGITPQEVIDKYDGIIRKSFSDFGISFDNYSRTSAKVHHDTASEFFKTLYEKGDFIEEVTEQLYDAKADQFLADRFVVGTCPKCGNEEAYGDQCEKCGSTLNATDLINPKSTITGETPILKSTKHWFLPLDRYEDFLKEWILVGHKNDWKPNVYGQVKSWIDGGLEPRAVTRDLDWGIDVPLEGAEGKKLYVWFDAPIGYISSSKEWAAREGKDWEPYWKDQDTKLVHFIGKDNIVFHCIIFPAMLKAEGSYILPDNVPANEFLNLEGNKLSTSKNWAVWLHEYLEEFPNQQDVLRYALTSNAPETKDNDFTWKDFQARNNNELAAIFGNFINRVVVLTHKYYDGIVPSPNEFSEVDEATLTELKAYPAVISSSIERYRFREALGEMMNVARLGNKYLADEEPWKMVKTDPARVQTQMYVALQIAAALRVLCEPFLPFTAGKLVETLRTETLQCNVSTTKTTWNDVATNSDLLPSGHQIGKGEILFAQIDDEQIQKQIDKLEATKKSNEADSFVAFPQKELIQFDDFAKMDLRVGTILEAEKMPKANKLLILKVDTGIDVRTIVSGIAESFSPEDIVGKRVTALVNLAPRNLRGVESQGMILMTNNAEGKLVFVNPDADCVGNGETIN; from the coding sequence ATGTTACAAAATCCAACCCGAGGCACCGCCGAACTAAGCGGAGCTAAAAGATATACCATTACGGCGGCATTGCCATATACCAACGGACCCATTCATATTGGGCATTTGGCGGGTGTTTATGTGCCTTCGGATATTTATTCCAGATATTTAAGATTGCAAGGAAGAGACGTTTTGTTTGTTTGCGGAAGCGACGAACACGGTGTGGCGATTTCGATGAAAGCCAAAAAAGAAGGGATTACGCCTCAGGAAGTCATCGATAAATACGATGGAATTATCCGAAAATCGTTCTCTGATTTTGGAATTTCGTTTGATAATTATTCCAGAACTTCAGCGAAAGTTCATCACGATACGGCTTCGGAATTTTTCAAAACGCTGTATGAAAAAGGCGACTTTATCGAGGAAGTGACCGAGCAATTGTATGATGCAAAAGCAGATCAATTCTTGGCAGACCGTTTTGTGGTGGGAACTTGCCCAAAATGTGGCAACGAAGAAGCGTATGGCGACCAGTGCGAAAAATGTGGTTCTACCCTGAACGCAACCGATTTGATCAATCCAAAATCGACGATTACCGGAGAAACACCTATTTTGAAATCGACAAAACACTGGTTTTTACCGTTGGATCGTTATGAAGATTTCTTAAAAGAATGGATTCTCGTTGGACATAAAAACGACTGGAAACCCAATGTGTACGGACAAGTAAAATCCTGGATTGATGGCGGATTAGAACCTCGTGCGGTAACTCGTGACCTCGATTGGGGAATTGATGTTCCGCTTGAAGGTGCCGAAGGAAAAAAATTATACGTTTGGTTTGATGCTCCGATTGGCTACATTTCTTCATCGAAAGAATGGGCTGCGAGAGAAGGAAAAGACTGGGAACCGTACTGGAAAGATCAGGATACTAAACTGGTTCACTTTATAGGGAAAGACAATATTGTTTTTCACTGCATCATTTTTCCGGCGATGTTGAAAGCTGAAGGAAGTTATATTTTGCCCGATAATGTTCCTGCAAATGAGTTCTTGAATTTAGAAGGAAACAAATTATCAACTTCTAAAAACTGGGCGGTTTGGTTGCACGAATATTTAGAAGAATTTCCGAATCAGCAGGATGTTTTGCGTTACGCTTTGACTTCGAATGCACCAGAAACTAAGGATAATGATTTTACTTGGAAAGATTTTCAGGCGAGAAACAACAATGAATTAGCAGCTATTTTCGGAAATTTTATCAATCGTGTGGTGGTTTTGACCCATAAATATTACGATGGAATTGTACCAAGTCCCAACGAATTTTCTGAAGTAGACGAGGCAACATTGACCGAATTGAAAGCTTATCCAGCCGTAATTTCGAGTTCAATTGAAAGATATAGATTCCGTGAAGCATTGGGCGAAATGATGAATGTGGCCCGATTGGGAAATAAATATCTAGCCGACGAAGAGCCTTGGAAAATGGTAAAAACCGATCCGGCTCGAGTACAAACACAAATGTACGTGGCGCTGCAAATTGCTGCGGCTTTGCGGGTTTTGTGTGAACCGTTCTTGCCTTTTACGGCGGGTAAATTGGTAGAGACGTTGCGTACAGAGACGTTGCAATGCAACGTCTCTACGACGAAAACAACCTGGAATGACGTAGCTACCAATTCGGATTTGTTGCCGTCGGGACACCAAATTGGCAAAGGAGAAATATTATTTGCACAAATAGACGACGAACAAATTCAAAAACAAATAGACAAATTGGAAGCTACAAAAAAATCAAATGAGGCGGATTCGTTCGTTGCATTCCCACAAAAAGAATTGATACAGTTTGATGATTTTGCCAAAATGGATTTACGTGTGGGAACCATTCTAGAAGCAGAAAAAATGCCGAAAGCCAACAAATTACTGATTCTAAAAGTAGATACTGGAATTGATGTTCGCACGATTGTTTCAGGAATTGCCGAGAGTTTTTCGCCAGAAGATATCGTGGGAAAACGCGTGACTGCTTTAGTGAATTTAGCTCCAAGAAACCTTCGTGGTGTGGAAAGTCAAGGAATGATTTTGATGACCAACAATGCCGAAGGAAAATTGGTTTTTGTAAATCCTGATGCGGATTGCGTTGGAAATGGAGAGACGATTAATTAA
- a CDS encoding transposase, giving the protein MTNKFKNKYRITSSRLKNWDYGENGAYFITICTRNREHFFGEIATVDGENEMQFNEIGLLANEFWVEIPKHFPFVELGNYQVMPNHVHGILIIDKNNDVDDLVVETLQCNVSAENEIKNEQMANISPKPGTISTIIRSYKSVVTKNSHYIHADFEWQERFHDHIIRDAESFEKIQNYIENNVANWKDDKFYN; this is encoded by the coding sequence ATGACCAACAAATTCAAAAACAAATACCGCATTACATCTAGCCGTTTGAAAAATTGGGATTATGGCGAAAACGGTGCTTATTTCATAACCATTTGCACCAGAAATCGGGAACATTTTTTTGGTGAAATCGCAACTGTTGATGGTGAAAATGAAATGCAATTTAATGAAATTGGTTTATTGGCAAATGAATTTTGGGTGGAAATTCCAAAACATTTTCCGTTTGTTGAATTAGGAAATTATCAGGTGATGCCAAATCACGTTCACGGTATATTGATCATTGATAAAAATAATGATGTTGATGACCTTGTTGTAGAGACGTTGCAATGCAACGTCTCTGCGGAAAACGAAATAAAAAACGAACAAATGGCAAACATTTCTCCAAAACCGGGGACAATTTCTACCATAATCCGTTCCTACAAATCGGTAGTAACCAAAAACAGCCATTATATCCACGCTGATTTTGAATGGCAAGAACGTTTTCACGATCATATTATTCGTGATGCTGAATCTTTTGAAAAAATTCAAAATTATATAGAAAACAATGTGGCGAATTGGAAAGACGATAAATTTTACAATTAA
- a CDS encoding DoxX family protein: MMSIYSFCVFFSGVSFLGYGISYFVGTQMKNEFKRFQLEKLGLLVIVLEILGAIGLLVGFWFYKPLLLLSSGGLALLMFLGLVVRMRLKDSLWISLPAFFYMVLNGYIFYLGSNQ; this comes from the coding sequence ATGATGAGCATTTACTCTTTTTGTGTTTTCTTTTCGGGCGTGTCGTTTTTGGGTTATGGCATTTCCTATTTTGTAGGAACCCAAATGAAAAATGAATTCAAGCGCTTTCAATTGGAAAAATTGGGACTGCTTGTGATTGTGTTAGAAATTCTGGGCGCGATTGGATTATTAGTTGGGTTTTGGTTTTACAAGCCTTTGCTCTTACTATCCTCTGGCGGATTGGCGCTTCTTATGTTTCTGGGTCTAGTGGTTAGAATGAGGCTCAAAGACAGTTTGTGGATATCATTGCCCGCTTTTTTTTATATGGTTTTAAATGGGTATATATTTTACTTAGGCAGTAATCAATAA
- a CDS encoding Txe/YoeB family addiction module toxin, with translation MKYVFVDESWEDYLYWQKMDKKKLKKINDLLKDISRNPFEGIGKPEPLKHKYAGFWSRRIDDEHRLIYRFIDDEIQIVKCRHHYD, from the coding sequence ATGAAATATGTATTTGTAGATGAATCTTGGGAAGATTATTTGTATTGGCAAAAAATGGACAAGAAGAAACTAAAAAAAATAAATGATTTACTTAAAGATATTTCAAGAAATCCTTTTGAAGGAATAGGAAAGCCAGAACCATTGAAACACAAATATGCTGGATTTTGGTCAAGAAGAATTGATGATGAGCATAGATTAATTTACAGGTTTATCGATGATGAAATTCAAATTGTCAAATGTAGACATCATTACGACTAA